In Apus apus isolate bApuApu2 chromosome 5, bApuApu2.pri.cur, whole genome shotgun sequence, the following are encoded in one genomic region:
- the LOC127385299 gene encoding olfactory receptor 1020-like, whose product MGGNQTQSQFVLLGITDNPCLQVLLFELFLLIYIVCLVGNVGLMVLVWTVPSLHTPMYFFLAHFSFMDACYSTVISPRMLMDLLMEDKTISFAGCVVQFHGFAFFVTSECHLLAAMAHDHHVAICKPLLYVRIISSRVCWQLVAWSYFIAFLSALVFTACTFGGSFCGHNHIDHFFCDATPVLRLVCSDTRLSQLVIFIFVGFNGLSTVGIILLSYIRILHTVLTMSSAQSRSRAFNTCTSHLTVVSLFYGTLFYMYLQPASSHGSQDKVASILYTVVTPMLNPFIYSLRNKEVKRALVKLRRRISNRGQNQRAVAAQE is encoded by the coding sequence ATGGGAGGAAACCAGACACAGAGTCAGTTTGTCCTCTTGGGCATCACGGACAATCCGTGCCTGCAGGTCCTGCTCTTTGAGTTGTTTCTACTGATTTACATTGTCTGTTTGGTGGGGAACGTTGGGCTGATGGTCTTGGTTTGGACAGTTCCCAGtctccacacccccatgtacttcttcctcgCCCATTTTTCCTTCATGGACGCCTGCTACTCCACAGTCATCTCCCCCAGGATGCTGATGGACCTGCTGATGGAGGACAAAACGATCTCCTTTGCTGGCTGTGTGGTTCAGTTCCATGGCTTTGCCTTCTTTGTGACTTCCGAGTGTCACCTCCTGGCCGCCATGGCCCACGACCACCACGTCGCCATCTGCAAACCCCTCCTCTACGTGAGGATCATCTCCAGCCGTGtctgctggcagctggtggcATGGTCCTACTTCATAGCCTTCCTCAGCGCCCTGGTCTTCACTGCCTGCACCTTTGGAGGTTCCTTCTGTGGACACAACCACATCGACCACTTCTTCTGCGACGCCACCCCCGTGCTAAGGCTCGTATGTTCCGACACCCGCCTCAGCCAGCTGGTCATCTTCATCTTCGTGGGCTTCAATGGTCTGAGCACAGTTGGAATCATCTTGCTCTCCTACATCCGCATCCTCCACACGGTCCTGACCATGAGTTCGGCACAGAGCAGGTCCAGAGCCTTCAACACCTGCACCTCCCACTTGACGGTCGTTTCGTTGTTCTACGGGACGTTGTTCTACATGTACCTCCAACCTGCCTCCAGCCACGGCAGCCAGGACAAGGTGGCCTCCATCCTCTACACCGTGGTCACCCCCATGCTCAACCCCTTCATCTACAGCCTGAGGAACAAAGAGGTGAAGAGGGCTCTGGTgaagctgaggagaaggatctcaAACCGTGGCCAGAATCAAAGAGCTGTAGCAGCTCAGGAGTGA
- the LOC127385300 gene encoding olfactory receptor 151-like — protein MAQENWTVVTEFVLEGFTDHPDLQVPLFVLFMLIYILTMVGNLGIIAVVLLDSQLHTPMYFFLGNLSFLDLCYSSVVTPELLLTLSSGRRTISYVGCFLQLHFYVAFAVVECYLLAVMAYDRSLAICHPLRYPLLVSRQLCASLLAGSYVVGFVNSSLHVGFALQMSFCGHRVLDHFFCDGPPLLKLACSDTRLSQVLVFVLGGFNGVATVSIILVSYGHILFTILRMGSVSGRHRAFETCGSHLVVVTIFYGTLFFTYLQPSSSHSLGRDKIVSVFYAVVTPMLNPFIYSLRNQEVKSALKRTVRRRFLCLLQG, from the coding sequence ATGGCTCAGGAGAACTGGACTGTGGTGACAGAATTTGTTCTCGAGGGGTTCACAGACCACCCCGACCTGCAAGTTCCCCTCTTTGTGCTTTTCATGCTCATCTACATCCTGACCATGGTGGGAAACCTGGGCATCATTGCTGTGGTTCTGCTGGACTCCCagctccacacccccatgtacttctttCTGGGCAACTTGTCCTTCTTGGACCTGTGCTACTCCTCAGTGGTAACCCCCGAGCTGCTGCTGACCCTCTCCTCAGGCAGGAGGACTATTTCTTACGTGGGCTGCTTCCTACAGCTCCATTTCTACGTGGCTTTTGCAGTTGTGGAGTGTTACCTCCTGGCCGTGATGGCCTACGACCGCTCCCTGGCCATCTGCCACCCCCTGCGCTACCCCCTGCTCGTGTCCCGGCAGCTCTGTGCTTCCCTCCTGGCTGGGTCCTACGTGGTTGGGTTTGTCAATTCCTCTCTGCACGTGGGCTTTGCCCTGCAAATGTCCTTCTGTGGCCACCGCGTGCTTGACCACTTCTTCTGTGACGGGCCACCTCTGCTCAAGCTGGCCTGCTCTGACACTCGCCTCAGCCAAgtgctggtgtttgttttggggggcTTCAACGGGGTGGCCACTGTCTCCATCATCCTCGTCTCCTACGGCCACATCCTCTTCACCATCCTGAGGATGGGCTCTGTGTCGGGCAGGCACAGAGCTTTTGAGACCTGCGGGTCCCACCTGGTGGTCGTCACCATCTTCTATGGGACCCTCTTCTTCACGtacctgcagcccagctccagccactccctgggcagggacaaAATCGTTTCAGTCTTCTATGCTGTGGTGACCCCCATGCTGAACCCCTTCATCTACAGCCTGAGGAACCAGGAGGTGAAGAGTGCTCTGAAGAGAACCGTGAGGAGAAGGTTTCTTTGTCTGCTCCAGGGGTAA
- the LOC127385301 gene encoding olfactory receptor 1052-like, whose protein sequence is MKPPMAEQNHTLVTEFILEGLSDQAETKAALFILFLLIYIITLLGNTGIIVVIRADPRLHTSMYFFLGSLSVVDICFSSVIAPRMLVNFLWEKKTISFAGCMGQAFFYIVFVTTECFLLAAMAYDRYVAICNPLLYPSVMTWRLCTWLVVGSYLGGVLNSILQTTFIARLPFCSSNVINHFFCDVPPLLALSCASTYVSEMILFSLAGVIELSTISTILVSYLFISFAILRIRSAAGRQKAFSTCASHLTAVTLLYGTTIFMYLRPSSSYSLNTDKVVSVFYTVVIPMLNPLIYSLRNQEVKEALRKTAGRVTVKR, encoded by the coding sequence ATGAAGCCTCCAATGGCCGAGCAGAATCACACCTTGGTGACCGAGTTCATTCTGGAGGGCCTGAGCGACCAAGCAGAGACGAAGGCAGCCCTCTTcattctcttcctcctcatctACATCATCACCCTTTTGGGCAACACGGGGATAATCGTGGTCATCCGAGCTGACCCGCGACTCCACACgtccatgtacttcttccttgGCAGCCTCTCCGTTGTTGACATCTGCTTCTCCTCTGTGATTGCCCCCAGGATGTTGGTGAACTTCTTGTGGGAGAAGAAGACCATTTCCTTTGCTGGCTGCATGGGCCAAGCCTTCTTCTACATCGTCTTCGTGACCACCGAGTGCTTCCTGCTGGCCGCCATGGCCTACGACCGGTACGTGGCCATCTGCAACCCCCTGCTCTACCCCTCTGTTATGACCTGGAGGCTGTGCACGTGGCTGGTGGTGGGCTCCTACCTCGGGGGTGTCCTCAACTCCATCCTGCAGACGACCTTCATCGCTCGGCTGCCCTTCTGCAGCTCCAACGTCATCAACCACTTCTTCTGCGACGTCCCTCCCCTCCTGGCTCTGTCCTGTGCCAGCACCTACGTCAGCGAGATGATCCTCTTCTCCCTGGCTGGTGTCATTGagctcagcaccatctccaccATCCTGGTCTCCTACCTCTTCATCTCCTTTGCCATCCTGAGGATCCgttcagctgcaggcaggcaaaAAGCCTTCTCCACCTGCGCGTCCCACCTGACGGCGGTCACCCTGTTGTACGGGACCACCATCTTCATGTATTTACGGCCCAGCTCCAGCTACTCCCTGAACACGGACAAAGTGGTCTCTGTCTTCTACACCGTGGTCATCCCCATGctgaaccccctcatctacagccTGAGGAACCAGGAGGTGAAGGAGGCCCTGAGGAAAACAGCAGGCAGGGTCACCGTCAAGCGCTGA